From a region of the Clupea harengus chromosome 9, Ch_v2.0.2, whole genome shotgun sequence genome:
- the nmd3 gene encoding 60S ribosomal export protein NMD3, translating into MEYIQAPATPSQGNILCCTCGIPIPPNPANMCVSCLRTSVDISEGIPKQVTVNFCKQCERYLQPPTTWMQCALESRELLALCLKKIKGNMTKVRLIDAGFLWTEPHSKRIKLKLTIQKEVMNGAILQQVFVVEYVIQFQMCSDCHRVEAKDFWKAVVQVRQKTVHKKTFYYLEQMILKHSLHQNTLRIKEIHDGLDFYFGSKQHGQKMVDFLQCTIPCRTKSSQRLISHDVHTNTYNYKSAFSVEIVPVCKDNVVCLSPRLAQSLGNMSQVCVCTRVNSTIHLMDPNTLQVAEVDGNTYWRYPFNSLCNPKQLEEFLVMEMEVIRNQKLGAGAGIISNKHVLAEVWVQKVSELNTSQQYFCRTSMGHLLNIGDTVLGFDFANSNVNDEHFNKMNAQKIPDVVLIKKSYDRMKRARRRNWKLKELDREREGMDSSGDERQYQDFLEDLEEDETLRKNVNIFRDADKIPVESDAEDDGAPRISLAEMLEELTLNDATGGEGAEMMTD; encoded by the exons ATGGAGTACATTCAAGCTCCAGCTACCCCCAGTCAGGGTAACAT CCTCTGCTGTACGTGTGgcatccccatcccccccaaccctgccaacatgtgtgtgtcctgcctgaGGACATCAGTGGACATCTCTGAGGGCATTCCCAAGCAAGTTACCGTGAACTTCTGCAAACAGTGTGAAAG GTACTTGCAACCCCCAACCACATGGATGCAGTGTGCTCTGGAGTCCAGAGAGTTACTCGCCCTCTGCCTCAAGAAGATTAAGGGAAACATGACTAAA GTGCGACTGATTGATGCAGGCTTCCTGTGGACTGAACCCCACTCCAAAAGGATCAAGCTGAAGCTGACCATTCAGAAAGAG GTGATGAACGGGGCCATCCTGCAGCAGGTGTTTGTGGTGGAGTATGTGATCCAGTTCCAGATGTGTTCGGACTGCCACCGGGTCGAGGCTAAAGACTTCTGGAAGGCTGTGGTGCAGGTCCGGCAGAAG ACTGTGCACAAGAAGACGTTCTACTACCTGGAGCAGATGATTCTAAAGCACAGTCTGCATCAGAACACATTACGCATCAAAGAGATTCACG ACGGCCTTGATTTCTACTTCGGCTCAAAGCAGCACGGGCAGAAGATGGTGGATTTCCTGCAGTGCACAATCCCCTGCAG aaCAAAGTCATCCCAGCGGCTGATATCCCACGacgttcacacaaacacatacaactacAAAAGCGCCTTCTCTGTGGAGATTGTGCCCGTGTGCAAG GACAACGTGGTGTGCCTGTCTCCACGTCTGGCGCAAAGCCTGGGCAACAtgagccaggtgtgtgtgtgcacccgcGTCAACAGCACCATCCACCTCATGGACCCCAACACGCTGCAAG TTGCCGAGGTGGATGGCAATACTTATTGGCGGTACCCCTTCAACAGCTTGTGCAACCCTAAACAGCTGGAGGAGTTCCTCGTCATGGAAATGGAGGTCATTAGAAACCAGAAGCTTGGGGCTGGAGCAGGCATCATATCCAATAAG caCGTTCTGGCTGAGGTGTGGGTCCAGAAAGTGTCTGAGCTGAACACAAGTCAGCAGTACTTCTGCCGCACCTCCATGGGCCACCTGCTCAACATTGGGGACACGGTGCTCGG TTTTGATTTCGCAAATTCCAACGTCAACGATGAGCACTTCAACAAGATGAACGCCCAAAAGATACCTGATGTG GTTCTCATTAAGAAGAGCTACGACCGCATGAAGAGGGCGAGGCGCAGGAACTGGAAGCTCAAGGAACTGGACCGAGAACGAGAGGGCATGGACTCATCAGGCGATGAGAG gCAATACCAGGACTTCCTGGAGGATCTGGAGGAGGATGAAACCCTGAGGAAGAACGTCAACATCTTCAGAG ATGCTGATAAGATCCCAGTGGAGAGCGACGCGGAGGATGACGGTGCCCCCAGGATCTCCCTGGCTGAGATGCTGGAGGAGCTGACTCTGAACGACGCCACCGGTGGAGAAGGCGCCGAAATGATGACTGACTGA